The Vanrija pseudolonga chromosome 1, complete sequence genomic sequence TCACCCCCGCAGGACTTTTGCCACCGCATGAAGATGAAGTGTATCGGAAAGGAGAACCCCCCGTGCAACCGCTGCAGGCAGTCGGGTCACCAGTGCACATTTGACGGCCCGCGCAAGTCCAAGGCATCCAAAGTGGAGGAGTTAGTCGCTTTACCTTCAGCTTGCTGACCCGCCCAGCCGgctcaaggtcgtcgaggagcagaTGAGCGTCGTGCAGTCTTCCCTCTCCGAGCTCATCTCGCTCCAACGGGCGAGTCTGCAGCACCAGCAGGAGCATAGTGGATCGCGCCATGGGTCGCACGAACCGATTTCAAGAGGTGGGTAGAGCTTCCAGCAACTTGGCTGACCCATTcagaccgccgccgcgacgaccccTACCCCGTCCCGCAACCCATCTTGAACGTCTACGAAGGAAGGcactcgtcgagctccttccAGCCGGCTGCCACATCCTCCCATCCTCCTCCGACGCAGGGTTACAACCCCTCGCCTCTCCGTGGAGAGTGGTCAGCTGACGGCCGCCCGTCTTCCCGCTCTGGCGTCCACCGTCCGCCCTCACAAGCCGAGGACAATTCCGGTGTGCCTtccgacgaggacgaagacgagccgctcgagcccTCGGCTGTCATCTTCAACAACATGCTCTCCTTAGCTGAGGCTGCGCGTCTCAAGGCCGATGGCCACTACGAGAAGGACAGCGACCTCACACCCGAAGAGGTCAAGCGCCAGAGCTTGGCCAAGAGCCGGACGCACCTCTTCGACTACACCGTCGAGGGGGATGAGCGCAGTCGCAAACGCGCAAGGTTGTCTGGCGACGCTGGGTCAGCACACGCCAAGGTCATGCACCTCCAGCGACCTGACTACATCCATCCGTTCCCCGACCCGGTCGAGAAGGGCATTGTGACGGAAGACGAGGGCCGCGAGTTGTTCCAAACGTAGGTGTACCGGGCCCTCTACCCAGTCCCTACCTACTCACGCCCCCAGGTTCATGGAAGGCGGTCTCGTCTACGTCCCTATCCTGCAGGAGGACTATGACACCTGGGACAGTGTCCGCCGTCGATCGCCATTCCTCCTCAGTGCAATGATTGGCATTGGCTGCAAGATTCGTGACTCGGGCAAGCCCCCCAGCGATCTGCAGAAGAAGCTGAAGGGACATGCCGAGTCGATCGGTGGGTAGCCCGCATGGTTCGAAGCTGACCCATTCAGGTATGAACACACTCTTCACGCCTGTGGCACAGATCGAGGTGCTCCAGGGGATGAGTGAGGTTTCATTGTCTGGTATTCGCTAACCTTACCAGTCTTGCTTGCATCCTGGGGCGATACCAGCTGGCGTCCTGGAGGTCACGCCGTCCGCATGGGGTGAGTTGGAAAGCGAGTTTCAGCGGCTAACTCTGAAAGCATGGACATGGGACTCTATCGCTGCCTTCCTTACCTCGCCCAGTGCgggatgggcggcggcaagcctGCTTCCGAGCTTCAGGAGGAGCGCCCGCTCGTGGTTGGTGCAAGGTGCTGGCTCTCGGTAAGTGGTGTCGACAACGCATACTTGCACCACTGACGTTCACCAGCTGTACAAGACAGAGTTTGAAATGGCGTTCAACCTGGGCAGACCAGCCTTGTTCGCCGCCGAAGACACAATCAAGCACTGCCGCTGGTTCCTCGAGCACCCCCTCTCGATCCAGTCGGATGTGCGGCTCGTCTCCACGTGTGAACTGCTCACACTGCGAAGTGGGTCACCTGTTCTTGACGGACGCATCTGACCCATTCAGTTCCGATGCACCAGCCATTCTCCATCTGGCCAAGTGCGACACGGATTCCCGACATCGACGACAGAATCCAGGAGGCCAATGATAGCTTTGTAACGTGGTTCAAGCATTGGGATGAGCATTTCAGTGAGTTGGCTTCGAGATCACCGTGAACCACAAGCTGACTTCTCAGCAAAAATCGGTGTTGAGAAAACGACCTTTATGCGTGAAAGCCGTACGTCGCTACTAAGTCCGGCCACTGACCACAACAGTGTTGACCCAGTACTCCCATGCGGTGCTGCACACCAACTGTCGCATTCTCCACGGAGTACGATCACGCCGTGACCTGTCTCTCCTCTCGGAGCGCAGAGTCGACCAGCTGAAGCATGCCTTGCACTGCGCGGAGACCCTTGTCAGCATGCCTCTCCGCAGCGTCGGCTACAAGGCAAACTTCACGAAGGGTAGGTCCCTGGCTCCCGCACTTGACCTAACGCCCCAGCCAACCACTACACCCACGTCGGTGTCGCCTTCGCGGCCCGCCTCATGATCCGCCTTGCGTCTCTGATGCCTGAGGCTGTTGGCGACCTTGCCCAGATCGCCGATGACCTGGAGGCCGTAACCGATCTCTTGGCTGCTGGTGGGTCGCTTTGCTGGAAGTACTGCTAACCCGCCCAGTCCCTGGCTATCAGTTTGCTCAGCAGATCCGCGACCTGatccagcgcgcgcgacgcaaGCACATCCTGCCCCCCGCGTCCAAGCGATCGACATCGCCCGCCTCGGGTTCTGCTCAACAAGGTGGGGTCGCGGCATCAGAGGCCCTGCGGTCGCCCGGTGGTGGTCCTGGAAAAGGCCGTGTGAAGGAACTCGCGAGCAACGCTCCGTCCACCGCTGGCGACTCTGTCACGGCATTCACTCCCCCCGAAGGGTTCCCTCTCGACTTCTTCTACGCCGAGCAGTTATTCAGCACAGTGCCGGATCTCGCAACTGTGGGTGCTTGGCTTTGACCTCCTCACTGACCTACACAGAACTTTGAAATGCCCCAACTGACCGCCACGCCTGGCGGCGCCATCGAGCCAGTGTACAACCTCGACTCGTGGTTCCCGTACCCGGCTCTCGACTCGGACGGTTCAATGAACATTGGCATCCAGAGTGGCCAGCCGGGCACGCAGCTCAACCAGGACCTGGCAAGTGGAGGCAGGATGATCTGGTAATGGCGACATTGCCGAGATTGGGGTGGCGGCCCCGGTGCCGACATATCGGACCGCGGGGCGATAGGTTTTGTTTTCCTGTCCATGCATGACGTGTATCCGCCAAGATACTGGGCATGGGCATGCATTAGTGGCTTGGTAGATCCGAGTGCgtgtcgcggccgccggcggcatgcacgccgccgatATCACTGCTGCGGATGAGTACAAAAGGTGGCCAGTGACCATGGACAATGTCGACATCACCCGTCACCATGACCAccgacacccccacccacgc encodes the following:
- the prtT_4 gene encoding Transcriptional activator of proteases prtT, with the translated sequence MIVMAMTTRGSRVTDFCHRMKMKCIGKENPPCNRCRQSGHQCTFDGPRKSKASKVEDRLKVVEEQMSVVQSSLSELISLQRASLQHQQEHSGSRHGSHEPISRDRRRDDPYPVPQPILNVYEGRHSSSSFQPAATSSHPPPTQGYNPSPLRGEWSADGRPSSRSGVHRPPSQAEDNSGVPSDEDEDEPLEPSAVIFNNMLSLAEAARLKADGHYEKDSDLTPEEVKRQSLAKSRTHLFDYTVEGDERSRKRARLSGDAGSAHAKVMHLQRPDYIHPFPDPVEKGIVTEDEGRELFQTFMEGGLVYVPILQEDYDTWDSVRRRSPFLLSAMIGIGCKIRDSGKPPSDLQKKLKGHAESIGMNTLFTPVAQIEVLQGMILLASWGDTSWRPGGHAVRMGMDMGLYRCLPYLAQCGMGGGKPASELQEERPLVVGARCWLSLYKTEFEMAFNLGRPALFAAEDTIKHCRWFLEHPLSIQSDVRLVSTCELLTLRIPMHQPFSIWPSATRIPDIDDRIQEANDSFVTWFKHWDEHFTKIGVEKTTFMRESLLTQYSHAVLHTNCRILHGVRSRRDLSLLSERRVDQLKHALHCAETLVSMPLRSVGYKANFTKANHYTHVGVAFAARLMIRLASLMPEAVGDLAQIADDLEAVTDLLAAVPGYQFAQQIRDLIQRARRKHILPPASKRSTSPASGSAQQGGVAASEALRSPGGGPGKGRVKELASNAPSTAGDSVTAFTPPEGFPLDFFYAEQLFSTVPDLATNFEMPQLTATPGGAIEPVYNLDSWFPYPALDSDGSMNIGIQSGQPGTQLNQDLASGGRMIW